In Pleurocapsa minor HA4230-MV1, the DNA window GACTTTATGATTTTTAAGCTTATTCACAGATAATAGAGTCAACGATTAAAACTTGTTATAGAAAGTATACACTATGCAAGAAAGCTTTTTGTTGAACGTTGTAAATGCTGTGTATTATATAAACCTATGTACAGCAGCAGGGGCAGTGAATTATCAATGATGAAGTAAATACAGATTCTTTCTTGATGTTCTTTCAGCCTGTAGAACTGGGCATTGTGCAGCTTCAATTCAAAAGGATTAATATTATCTGCATCACAATGACTTCTTGGTGGCTCAAACAGGCTTGTTTGCTCTGGTGGTTTTGTATTCAGTATTTTCTGTTGATGCTTAAAGATTCTAGCTTTCCATTTTAGTAGAGCATCTTTGCTCATTAATTTCTTTGGTTGCTCTACTCGATAGGCTGATTTGAGATTGAATAGTTCTAATTGTTCACTCACTTTCGGTAAATAGTTGATTGCCAAAAGTGTCAGGATATCACAGTAGAAAGAGTAAAAGAGCAAATTTTAAGATATCAATTAAATCAGAGTCACAGCGTATTTTAATTACCCAAAATAAGCTGGTGTTTGTAGTATATATATAATTACAATGCCAGTAGGAATTAACGAAAAAGGAAGAAAATTCATAGAAACAGAGCCAATCGGTCAAGATGGCGAACATTGTGAGCAAAAAGCATGGGATGCTTGCAAAAAAGCTTTTGCCGATCGCGAATGTATTGGTTATTGGAGATATCCGATTTTCTCTAAAACTGGAGAGTGTCGTAAAGAACCTGACATTTTAATAGTAGATAAAGAATTTGGAATAGTAGTTACTGAAGTTAAGGGAATTACAATTAACCAGATTAAGTCAGTAAATGGTCATTTGTGGGAATTTCAAAATTTCTACACAACACAGGACAGTCCTTCTCCTTATAAACAAGCCGAAAAACAACTTTATTCATTGCTTGGTTATTGCGATCGCGAAGAGATAATTTGTCGTCAAGTCAAAGGTCGAGCCATTGTAGCTTTACCTTTCATTAGCGAAAAAGAATGGCAAGAAAAAGGATTTGATCGACTTCCCAGTTGTCCTCCTATTATCTTCAAAGAGGATTTAGGAGCAAAGTCATTAATCAAAAGAATAGAACAAAGTTCTTTAGTTCAATCTGGCAGAAATCTTAATGATGAACAATGGGAGCTTCTTCTTGCTGTTGTTGGTGGCACTCCCGTACTTCGTAGAACTCTCAATAAATCTATAACAGTTGCTCAAGATAATAAAACACGCTCTAGTGTAATTAATCAATTAAGAGAACGCCTTTATGAACTAGACTTACAACAACAACATATCGGTTTAGAAATTCCCCCAGGAGCGCAGCGTATTAGAGGTATTGCTGGATCGGGTAAAACTGTTTTGCTTTGTCAGAAAGCAGCTAATATGTACCTCAAACATCCTGATTGGAATATTGCTTTAGTCTTTTTCACTCGTTCTCTATACGACCAAATAGAAAATCTAGTTGATAAATGGATACGTCACTATAGTTATGGAGAACTTGACTATAAAAGTAATGTTCAAGCTCAAAGTAAGTTAAAAATTTTACACGCTTGGGGAGCAAGAGATAGAGCAGGATTTTATCGGACTATTTGTAAAGAACATAATCAGCATCCCTTGGCAGCTATCAAAAATACACAGCCAAATGAAGGATTAGCAACTGTTTGTAAACAGTTAATGCAAAATATTGATATTACTCCAATGTTTGACGCTGTTCTCATTGATGAAGGTCAAGATTTAGTTGCAGACCCCATACAGCTTAGATATGAAGATAAGCAAGCTATTTATTGGATGGCTTATCAATCACTTCGTCCTTGCGATCGCTCACAACCAGAACAAAAAAGATTGATTTGGGCTTACGATGAAGCTCAAAGTTTGGATACTTTGAAAATTCCTACAGCTAAAGAGTTATTTGGCGAAGAATTAAGCCAGCTTCTTAGCAGAGGACGACAATACAAAGGTGGGATTAATAAATCTGAAGTTATGCACCGATGCTATCGTACACCAGGGGAAATTTTAACTGCTGCTCATGCAATTGGTATGGGATTACTTCGCCCAAACGGTATATTGTCAGGACTAACTACAAAAACTGAATGGGAAAGCATTGGATATGAAGTTCAAGGAGCTTTTAGAGAAGGACAAGAAATAACCTTACATCGTCCTCCAGCTAACTCACCCAATCCAATACCTACTCTTTGGGGTGAACCAGTTATTCAATTTAATACATACAGTTCCAGACAGGAAGAGTTTTCTATCTTGGCTGAAAATATTAAACATAATCTTGAATATGACGGACTGACACCTAGCCGACAAATTTTAGTATTAGTTTTAGGTGGCTATGAAGCTAAACAGTTAGAAACTCATGTTGCAGAATTCTTAATGAACCAAGGGATTGATATTTTTATTCCAAGTGCCGTTAAATTGAATCAGTTAGATCCTAAATTTGATAAATACAACCCGAATAATTACAACCCTGATACTTTTTGGCATGAAGGAGGAGTGACAGTATCTCGTCTTAATCGGGCTAAAGGAAATGAAGCTGATATGGTTTACGTTGTTGGTTGCGATAATGTAGCCAAAAATGAATCTAATATCAATTTGCGTAACCAGTTGTTTGTAGCATTAAGCAGAGCTAGAGGTTGGGTAAGTTTAAGTGGTACTGGTTATTATCCTATGTATGATGAAATTCAAAAAGTAATAAACAGTGGTGATACTTTTACTTTTAATTATCAAAGACCAAAACGTAGTTTTGATGATGAAATAACCGAAATACCTGTACAAGCTAATGTCAACATACAAATGCTCCCCGAAAAAACAAGTAGAGCTTATAGTAGGGCTGCTAATAGAGCTAAATATAAAGCTTCTAAATTAAAACTTAACAATACAAAGCAAATATTCTAAATAATCTGCGTTTAAAAGTGAAATCCAATCACTACGCGATCGCTCTTTGAAACAAAAAACCCAGTCACTACATGAGTAACTGGGTTTAACTATTAGTCTATATGACGTTTGTTCGTTATCCGAGGAAAGACTATTCGCTACTCTTCGCTCTCTAGATTTACTTTCACTACTTTATTTTTTTCTTCTTCAGACTTAGGTAGAGTCAAATTGAGGATACCGTCTTTGTAGTCGGCGGTAACGTTGGTGTTTTGAATCCGTACTGGTAGAGGAATGACTCTAGAGAACTTGCCATAACGGAATTCAGAACGAGTTCTACCGTCTTCTTCTGTTTTAGTTTCTGATTTACGTTCACCAGAAATAGCTACTCGATCTGCCATAACTTGAACGTCTAGATCTTTGGCTTCCATGCCTGGAACTTCTAGTTTGAGATGAACTGCATCATCAGTTTCGGTTAGTTCCGCAGCAGGTACTTTAGCTAGATTACCAAAATCGCTCCAGTTTTCAGGAGTTAAAGCATCATCGAACAAGTGATTTAGTTGGCGTTGTAAAGAACTCATTTCATGCCAAGGGTTATATCTTACGGCGCGTTTTGGGTGTGAATACTCATACCCAAAAGCCGCCTTACTAAAGCCATGATTTGTGTCTCCTTCAATCGATAGTTTTTTAGTTGATTAATTTAGAGTTTCGGTATATTTCCGTTTCTTACTCAATAGCCTTAATGGGGGGAACCCCCACAACGGCTTTTCGCGTTTCGATATTTATATATTAATCAGCCAGTAAAAAACAAAGAAGTGTGGCTTATATCCCATAGACGGTAGTAATTTTAGCCCGAACAAGCAATAAGTAAAACAGGTTGGGAAAACTATACTTATAACGGTTCGGTTTGTCTTGTCTAATCCTAAGTAAAACTATGAAGCTCGAACGATTAATCAGCATTAACGGTGCAGTTCTAGTGGTGTATTATGTAGGCGATCTTTATTATCAATATGAGATAGTCTTCTGGGATGGTTCGATCCATCAGCCACAAGAGATTTACGAGACAGCAGAAAAAGCTCTTAACATAGGGCTAGAGATGGTTAAAGTTGTCATTGGGTATTAATAAGTATTGAGGCGACGTACTGTAATTCGTTTTTGCGGATCTTGCTTTCTTACCCAAGCTAAAAATTTACGCATTTGTGGTTCGTCTTTCAAAGCTTCGATAGTATTTAATTCCTTCGCCAAACGCTTATTATCGAATAAAACATGAATCTGTCGGTGGCAAGCCGAACAAATATCTATTGTCGGACTTGTTTCTAGATTTTTTCGCTTAGTATATTGTCTGGGTATTAAGTGATGGACTGTAAGATTGTTCATCTCACGAGCGCATAATTTACATTCCATATACGAATAGGTTTTTTGCTCAAATTATAACGATTATTGCTATGCCTAAGATTCCTAATTGCGATGCGCGGAGCGCGGGCTTTGCCCATCGCTGTTACCAGGGGGGATGGTGTAACGGCAACATTTCTTGTCTCCAAAACTCTTGTTCTAGGTTCAAATCCTAGTCCCCTCGCCTGTGGTGCTGTAGACAAATTGGTTAAGGAGCTTAACTGCGAGAAGCATCAGCAATAACGCGGTTCAAACCTTTCTTTTGTGCTTGATTATTTTTAATTGCTTTGAGTCTATTGGTATTAGATTTGGCACATATAAGTTTTCCAATCTAACCGACATATACCAACTTAAGCTAACTGCTAGTTTACTGGACATCTCTGGCAATTTGAACAATAATTAGCTAGAATAAATGGAAATATCTTGCACAGGAGTAAATCAATGAAAACCATTACTGTAGCTGACAATAGCGATCGCGAAATACTATCTTCATTTAAAGATTTGATTTCAAGTATGTCTTTTAACACTAAAAATCGCTTAAAAAAAAGGTTTGAGGATATAGCTGCTCAATCATGCCCTTCAATTGAGGAGAAGCGACTAGCGGATGAAATTGCAGGAAAGTCATATAGCCTAGAAGAAAGAAAGGAGCTTGAATTAAGTAATCTAATCAAATCATTTTCCCTGAGAAATATACTTTTGAAAGATACTATTTCAGGAGTCGAGGTGGCAAAGTTACTGAATTGTAGCTCAAGACAGACTCCATTAGATCGAGTCAATAATCAAACGCTGTTGGCGGTCAAAGACAATGGAAAATGGAAGTATCCACTATGGCAATTTGATGTGAATGGTGCAGATAGAGTTATAGAGGGATTGCCATCTGTGATTGCTGCACTGAAGGTTTCCAATTTGGCTAAAGTTAGCTGGTTGACTCGCCCCAACCAAGTATTTGAAGGTAAAACACCTGTCGAAATGCTCAAAGAGCAAAAATTGGCAAGAGTTTTAACTGAAGCAAGGGGAGTAGGAATAGGACAGTAATGGTAGAGATTAATCCACCACCCCCAGATCCAAAGTTTCCTATTTCACCTGAATATCAAGTTTTACAAATAGGCACTCAACTTAGAAGAATTTATAATCCAAATCAGTACAATACTAGACCAATCAGTTTTCGATTTAATGGGCCAAGAGCAAGGTTCGATCACCATAGATACAGTCACCAAGATCCTCTTGAGGATAATGAGAGAGGAATTAACTACTGGGGCTTTAGCCTGAGTTGTTGTCTAGTAGAAGTTTTTGGAGATACGAGAATTATTGATGTGCAGGATTATCAAGTAGCTCTTTTAACTTTAAATCAAACAATTAAATTACTGGATCTTCGAGGGAAAGCAGCTATGAAAGCAGGAATTCTCTGCTCAGTGAGTCAAATACCAGAGCGAAATTTATCTCAGCAATGGGGAAAATATTTTTACGAGAAAACTGAGGTTTACGGTATTATTGATGGCTTGATTTTCAACAATGCACATAATAGCGAAGACTCAATTGCTCTCTATGAAAGAGCGAAGCCACAGCTTGATTCGGCAAAGATAAAAACATTGGCTTTAAATTCGTCTTCCCTACGTGCTGCTATTGCCGATTGCGCTTTGGAAAATAGTATGATTTTTGACTAACACTTGATGAGGATATGAAGTCTCTCAGCCCTGCTTATGCGATCGCTTAAAATCTAGGCAAATGGACCTGAGATGGCATTTGTCACTGAGTTTACGTCGCCGACAACTAGAAAAGCTCTAAGTACAGGACAAAAACTGGAGAGATTGACGAAAATCAGCTTGATGTTCATCCAAGTTAAGTAGAACATGACGTAAATAATCAAAACCGTAACGAAAAATGCTTTGCGCTTTTCGTCCATGAGTCTTAATTAAAATGGGTTTTTGGTCAGATAACCATTCACCAGTACGATATGCCCAACAAAGGGCGATCGTGAGCAAGGCAAATAAGCGACTTAAGCGTTCTGAATCAACTAAATGAGTATCTTCAATGACCAACTTAGCCATGTCGTAATAATCTAAGTCGAAATCGCGTAAAAATCTCTGTAGTCTTTTGTAATTTGATTCTTTCTTTGCTTTGCTTTTAAATCCGATTGATAAGTCTACTAGATTTACCGTCTTGACTCTGAATAGAGCAATGAGAAATAGTGCCAGAAAACTTAGTCTTGCTCCATGCCACTTCAAATGAGATTTCAAGGTGTTACGAAGCAAGTTAACATTATTCATAGGGTTCTCATAAATTAACTGTAGTTACTTATCATGAAACCCTTTTTCTCTCTTCTTTTTCAACTTTTGTCCTGTACTAAGGTTTTTTGTTCTCAAATTAATTTATCATTTTCACTCAATTTAAGATGCGTTCGCCCTGCCCTGGAGATTTAACCAACGCAGATCGAGTTTCTCGGCTTTTAAAGCCGAGAAACTCGATCCAATTGAAATGCTTACTTTGAAACGATCTTAATCCCTGTACCTTTACTCTTTTCTTGCTCAATCATGATTTACTCTTGTAATGAACATCAATTTGGTTTCCAGATTTTA includes these proteins:
- a CDS encoding MbcA/ParS/Xre antitoxin family protein: MKTITVADNSDREILSSFKDLISSMSFNTKNRLKKRFEDIAAQSCPSIEEKRLADEIAGKSYSLEERKELELSNLIKSFSLRNILLKDTISGVEVAKLLNCSSRQTPLDRVNNQTLLAVKDNGKWKYPLWQFDVNGADRVIEGLPSVIAALKVSNLAKVSWLTRPNQVFEGKTPVEMLKEQKLARVLTEARGVGIGQ
- a CDS encoding Hsp20/alpha crystallin family protein; protein product: MSSLQRQLNHLFDDALTPENWSDFGNLAKVPAAELTETDDAVHLKLEVPGMEAKDLDVQVMADRVAISGERKSETKTEEDGRTRSEFRYGKFSRVIPLPVRIQNTNVTADYKDGILNLTLPKSEEEKNKVVKVNLESEE
- a CDS encoding ATP-binding domain-containing protein, which produces MPVGINEKGRKFIETEPIGQDGEHCEQKAWDACKKAFADRECIGYWRYPIFSKTGECRKEPDILIVDKEFGIVVTEVKGITINQIKSVNGHLWEFQNFYTTQDSPSPYKQAEKQLYSLLGYCDREEIICRQVKGRAIVALPFISEKEWQEKGFDRLPSCPPIIFKEDLGAKSLIKRIEQSSLVQSGRNLNDEQWELLLAVVGGTPVLRRTLNKSITVAQDNKTRSSVINQLRERLYELDLQQQHIGLEIPPGAQRIRGIAGSGKTVLLCQKAANMYLKHPDWNIALVFFTRSLYDQIENLVDKWIRHYSYGELDYKSNVQAQSKLKILHAWGARDRAGFYRTICKEHNQHPLAAIKNTQPNEGLATVCKQLMQNIDITPMFDAVLIDEGQDLVADPIQLRYEDKQAIYWMAYQSLRPCDRSQPEQKRLIWAYDEAQSLDTLKIPTAKELFGEELSQLLSRGRQYKGGINKSEVMHRCYRTPGEILTAAHAIGMGLLRPNGILSGLTTKTEWESIGYEVQGAFREGQEITLHRPPANSPNPIPTLWGEPVIQFNTYSSRQEEFSILAENIKHNLEYDGLTPSRQILVLVLGGYEAKQLETHVAEFLMNQGIDIFIPSAVKLNQLDPKFDKYNPNNYNPDTFWHEGGVTVSRLNRAKGNEADMVYVVGCDNVAKNESNINLRNQLFVALSRARGWVSLSGTGYYPMYDEIQKVINSGDTFTFNYQRPKRSFDDEITEIPVQANVNIQMLPEKTSRAYSRAANRAKYKASKLKLNNTKQIF
- a CDS encoding RES domain-containing protein, with the protein product MVEINPPPPDPKFPISPEYQVLQIGTQLRRIYNPNQYNTRPISFRFNGPRARFDHHRYSHQDPLEDNERGINYWGFSLSCCLVEVFGDTRIIDVQDYQVALLTLNQTIKLLDLRGKAAMKAGILCSVSQIPERNLSQQWGKYFYEKTEVYGIIDGLIFNNAHNSEDSIALYERAKPQLDSAKIKTLALNSSSLRAAIADCALENSMIFD